tctcagaagcgacggatttggattctaaactcagctcttccacctggatatgcaccgaggccatccgatgtggcgcctcacccaactcagcaacatgctccacccaggcctattagtggaccacttgccaatgtaggtccacgtcctacctcaggaacttgcttATCATGTTCTCATTGACCGTGTTATGATCGACGATTTTTACCACGGTCTCATTGACCTCTCCCGTATCaatcttgcttatcatgttctcaTTTTTCAACACCAAGATGTATCGATCGGAGCCTTTCTGAAGAGCTATGCATGGCTTTGCTTTAAATTTGTATTATTAGAGTATCTGCAGTCAGACACCCCAAACTGCCTCAAACGCTCGGACGAACGGTCCGGTCGCAGATCGGTCACAAAAAATTCAACCCATACGGACTCCTCAAAGGGGCCTCGAACGCACGGGCTAACCGACATCCCTCATATCCAGGCGTGCCCAGGCGCGTTCGCCACATCGGACTGATGATGGGGTCCTACACAGAATCGTTCGGAAACTCGGCGGTCTGACGGACGTCTCCCCGGTGGGGGTGTGAACGATGCATGACGCCGCTCCGGCTTGCCGCCCGAGACCAAATCCGGCTATCTAAGTCAGTCAGCGTCCCCAACCCTAGCACATCCACCTCCTTCTCCGTGCTGCCAGcccgagcccatccacctcctctctcccgctcTTCCCATGCTCTTCGGCTTCGCCATGGTCCAGCAAAAGATACCCACATACATTATGCTCACATCGGAACGCCGGTACCAGATCGAGCAGGAGATCCGGGCGAGGCGCGCTGCCCACATCGCTGTCGGGCCGCCTCCGGACTCGCcggagccgaaggaggaggagggagacgagcaGCAGCCGGCTCCGATGGACGTTACTGGTCTGGCGAAGGATGAGGCGGAGTAGGAGCTAGTGCCGGGGCCGGGCTTCAACGTATAGCTAGGATGCCGAGGCGGAGTTTGCGATGGCCCAAGCGGCcgagatggcggagcagcaggccatcctggagtccatccaggatgatgCCTGTGTGGAGGCCAACCGACAGTTCATCCAGCAATTTCGTGAAGCACAAAGTAAGGCTAGTGGCCAAAGGATACGTGCAAGAGGAACATGTGGATTTCGAAGAAGTATTCCTTCCTGTTGCAATGCTGGAATCGGAATCATGGAAGATACATCGCATGTATGTAAAATCCGTGTTTCTGAATGGCGAGATAAAAGGAGATGTGCATGTGAATCGACCACCGGGATTCACCAAAGAGGGAGAATAACACAAAGGTACTGAAGCTACACGGAGTCTTGTATGGGCCACGGCAAGACCCTCGGGAGAACATCAAACTTGACCTAATGTTGATTTCTCTTGAATTTGAGAAAGCCCCACTAGAGCATGCAATGTACAAGTGAGGTAAAGGAAGGGAACGTATACTAGTTAGCATCTACGGTCATGACCTGTTGATAACTGGAACAGATGGAGGGGTGATTGCAAAGTTCAAGCTACAAACGAAGGAGCTTTTCAAGACGGATGATCTAGGTCTTTTGAGTTACTACCTTGGAATAGAGGTACATAAAAAAACGGAAGGGATCACGCTATGCTAGGAGGCATACGCAAGGAAGATACTTAAAAACTGTGGCATGAAATATTGCAATCCCATTGACGCTCCAATGGAGCCTCGTCTTAAACTGAGCAAGAAGAGCAAAGTACCATCAATTGATGCAATGGAGTACAACAAGTCTACAACTTTTCTACACGAAGAACCAGTGCATCATGACAGGAGCAGGCACATTGATATGGTGTATCATTACATAAAGGACTGCGTGGAAGAAAGTAAGATAAAGGTCAACTACAATTGCACCAATGATCAGCTGACGGACTTGCTAACCAAGGCTCTGGATCGAGAGAAGTTCTTGGAGATGCGAAGAAGGGGGCATCGAAGCTGTGGTGTGACAACGTCGTGTTTAGGGGGGTGAATGTTGGAGTTAAACACGCCAGGTAATGTGTCCGTGTCTGGTTCAATACATGTGTACATGGACGTGTCCGTGTAGGTTCCTAATTAATCACCGAATAGGATCTTAAGTTCATTCTCAGTTCAGAGATGTGCATGCATATGCTCAGTTAGCAACCACATAAATATACACTACAGGTAGTCATCTCAGATGAGACATTGATTGCTAACTCTTGTGTGCAAATCACACCAGTAACAGTTAACTTCGGTGGTAACTGCAAGAAGACGTGCCTTGTTGACCTGTAACTTAAAACATGAAAAACTCACTGTACCTTTCTCTCTCTGATTGTAAATTACAGAACTAAACATGGTAATTAGTTCCCAACTTTGTACTTTCTTCAGACAAGCATGCAAGCAAGATATAGAGTGACACTACAGCAGCTCTAACTTCAGGATAGGTGTCCACTGTATTTTCGAAGATGGACATGCACATTATGCATCTAAAAACTAAACATTGATTCTTCTCCTGCAAAACAGGTACTATTCTCTTGTTAAGATAGAAACATTGATGCTACTACCTGATGTCTTGATAAATCCCCTGCTTATTGCTGGTACTACAAACCGCAGTTTATATGGGTGTACTTTCTGTGCTTGTTGATCTACAGCAAAACAAACAATCTATGAATCATGAGTCTGGCAAAGGGAAAATAATACACAGGATGAGCTACAGGAAAAAAATGGGGTTTAAGTCAACTTGAGGACCCCTTTCCCCATCTGAACCTGTTTCTTTCTGAACCAAACATCAATCACACATAGCACTGAGGTGTATACTTGTTATTCCAGATCGATGCAGCTTATGCTCTCTTGGACGCGCAGGTTTTGGTAGTTAGTGTTCTATATGCGTTCAATGCCAAAACAGAGCCTCCACGCCCAACAAAAATATATTTCGACATGCCGCAACCGATCCGCAGATCCTGCCACTCCATTCAAACCGTGAGCATGTTCAGCTTCAGTAACAACCCAACCCATGTGGGCAAATGTCAGCAGCAGGATCATCAAAACGCAAGGGAAACGCATTGGATCTATCTATACAATGGCATCCTTTCCTCCCCGGTTTATATCTCAGACGGATAAAAATACTATGTGTTTGCTCTGTATCCAGTGTGTGGAAATTGTGAAGCGTCTCAATCTCCATACATGGAGACCCGCGATGTATATATTGATTGAGGGGGGTTCGGTACAGGAGATGGCAGCGTCGAGGCTAACCACCAGAGATATTACAGGAGGGTTTTAGGAGATAAGAAAGATAAACATAAAAAGGATAACCTCCTAACTACTATGCCGTGTGCCTCAAGGCCACGCCAATAACCTGTACAATATTATGTTTAACACTCCCCCATAATCACAACTATGACAAGTTGAGATTATGTTTAAACTCTTCAAAACTTCTGACTGGCAAGGCTTTAGTGAATCCATCTGCAAGCTGATTTTTGGATGGTATAAATCTGATCTCAAGCTGTTTATTGGAAACACGTTCTCTCACAAAATGAAAatctatttcaatgtgctttgttctgGCATGAAAGACTGGATTCGCAGACAAGTATGTGGCATCAaggttatcacaccataaacaCGGCGGCTGAGTCTGAATTACTCCAAGTTCTCTGAGCATGGATTGAACCCAAATGATTTCTGCTGTTGCATTTGCTAGTGCTTTATATTCTGCTTCTGTACTTGACCTGGAAACGGTGGCTTGTTTTCTTGCACACCATGATATTAAGTTAGATCCATAGAAAATGGCAAAACCACCCGTTGACCTTCTATCATCCAagcaaccagcccagtctgcatctgagAATGCACTAACAAGTGTGGAAGGTGACTTGCTGAGTGTGAGACCCAAGTGTATAGTGTTGCTTATATACCTGAGAATTCGTTTTGCAGCTGTCCAGTGTGCTGtggtaggtgcatgaagatactgacACACCTTATTAactgcaaaagagatgtcaggtcgagtaagagtcaagtactgaagtccaccaactaGACTTCTGTAACCAGTGATGTCCTCTTGGTGCAATGGTTCTCCTTCTGTCAAGGACAAGGGTTCTGAACTAGACAAGGGTGTTGGTGAAGATTTACAATTCTGCATACCAATTCTACTTAGCAGTTCAGTGGCATACTTGGCTTGAGATAGATGAATACCATTGCTATGTTTCTTGACTTCAATACCCAAGAAAAAATGCGGATTTCCCAAATCCTTGAGAGCAAACTCAGAGCCTAAATCCTTAAGCAGTGCTGTCACAGCTCCATTAGAAGAGCTAGTGACAATGATATATCAACATATATCAAAACAAATATGGATGTTCTATGCTTGTTATAAATGAACAGAGAGGTGTCAGACTTTGATGGAACAAAGCCAAGTGACTGAAGTTTCATACTTAACCGTGAATACCATGCTCTGGGTGCCTGTTTCAAACCATACAGGGATTTATCAAGCTTGTAGACATATGAAGGTGCACTTTTATCCTCAAACCCAGGAGGCtgtttcatgtacacttcctcttccagaacatcATGGAGAAACGCGTTCTGGACATCTAGCTATCTCAGACTTCATCCCCTGGACACAGCTATTGATAATACAAGACGGATTgttgcagctttaacaacaggactaaacGTATCCTCATAATctatgccatacctttgcttgaatCCCTTTGCTACAAGTCTTGCCTTGTATCTATCTATGGTACCATTAGATTTTTTCTTGATTCTATAGACCCACTTACAATCAATCAGATTTCTGCCTGGTCGTGAGGGCACTAGGTGCCACGTTTTATTTTTCCGCAATGCCATGATTTCATCTTCCATGGCTGCCTTCCACCTCGGATCATCAAGTGTTGTTACTAAACTGTTAGGCTCACCAGTTGTACAAGACATACCAATCTTAGAGAAATTTTTGTAATTTAAGCGAGTAGTTACTCCCTTCTGTAGCCTTGTGCGCGGCGCCACAGGAGAAGCCACAGGAGATCCACCATCTATGTCAGGCGCTGGCGAGCCAGATCCCGAAGGGGATTCTATCACTGCTGTTGGCGACCGCGGCCGCAGCAATCCCGAGGGGGATTCTGTCGCGCCTGCTGGCGACCGCGACCGAGGCGAGGTGGCGGACCCGGGCGAGTCCAGCCGGTTGGAGGTGGCGGGCCCCGACGAATCCGGCGCGGGCCAATCAGAGCGAGGCCCGACTGCGCGAGTGTCCTCCCGCCACGCGTCATCTGCCGATTGGTGCGGGGCAGCGACGTCGCTTTCGCAACCGCACGCACGCTCGAGGCCTGGGGCGCGACCAGGTGCTGCCCGTCCTGTCCGCCCGGATCCCGGAGAGGATGCTGCCTCCTGTCATGGGGATCCCGAGGCAGATCCTCCTCGATGCGCGTCCGTGTCTCCAGCTGGGGGACACATGAAATCTTGCCCGTTTTGCCTCGGATTTTCACCATTTGGACTGATTTCTGCAACAGTAGTCTGAGGCATAATATGATGATTAGATGCAAGTTTATTAGTACTATTATTTTCTCCCCCATGATCAACGCCGGATAAGGATGAGGGCAAGAGAAGGATTTCTTTGTGGAGCAATGCGCCGGCATTTGGgtggagtttggcaaagggaaaaaccgTTTCATCGAAGACGACATCTCGAGAGATATACACACGTCCTGTGGCCACGTCAAGACACTTGACGCCTTTGTGTTGTGCACTGTACCCTATAAACACACATTGTGTCGAACGAAACATGAGCTTTTTGTTGTTATAGGGACGGAGGTTTGGCCAACATGCGCAGCCAAATACGCGAAGATGTGCATAGTTGGGTTTGGTGTGAAGGAGGCGTTCGGTGGGTGTTTCGTGATTGATGACACGGCTAGGCAGAATATTTATAAGATGTACTGCTGTGAGGAACGCCGCATCCCAAAACTTTAGTGGCATAGATGCAGCACCAAGAAGAGAGAGGCCAATATCAACAATGTGCCTATGCTTGCGCTCCGCTGAACCtttttgttggtgagcatgagggcAAGAAACATGATAAGAGATTCCTATACGTTGGAAGAAGGACTTGAGTTTTtcgtactcaccaccccagtctgaCTGCATAGCAAGTATTTTGCAATCAAACTGTCGTTCTACCAATGCCTGAAAGTTAAGGAAAACTTGGAAAACATCGGAGCGTTTTTTAAGGAGGTATATCCAAGTAtacttgctaaaatcatcaatgAAGCTCACGTAATAGGTATGGCGTCCAACAGAGGAGGGAGCCGGTCCCcaaacatctgaaaacacaagttgcaAAGGTTTTGTGGACACACTTGTGGATATAGGATATGGTAACTGGTGACTTTTTGCTCGTTGGCAAGAGTCACAAATAGTTTCACGATCATGCTCATTAGCAAAAGCGAGCTTATTTTTGCTAAGAATCTGATAAACAATGGAAAAAGATGGGTGGCCTAAACGATTATGCCATCGTTCGGAAGACACTTTGAAGACTCCAAAGGCTTGCTTATTGAACTTGGAAATTTTGGGGATCAATGGGTAGAGGCCTTGCACACATCTACCGCGATAAAGCACCCTCctcgtgacctgatccttgatcaaaaagaagaagggATGAAACTCGATGAAAACACCATTGTCAAGAGTAATGCGATGTACAGACAAAAGATTTTTAGATGCATTTGGAATGTGAAGTACATCATCTATAAGAATATCACGGTGTGGGGTTTTAATAATAGACTCTCCAACATGACTAATCATCATACCTGGACCGTTTTCAGCGGTGTGGACGTGATCTTGGCAGTGATACTTCTCGTGAATGGTCATCTTCTCAAGCTCGGAGGTGATGTTCTCATTCGAGCCGGAGTCAAGATACCAGTTTGAGTCAACTCTGTATGAAGTATCGGCCGCAGCTGCAACACGCCTTTTCCTGGAATTATCCTCTGCATAGCGCCATTTACATTCTTTGGCAATATGGTTAGTTTTCTTGCAGATCTAGCATTTGTTTTCGTACTCCTCATACCCGACGAAGCGGCCCCCTTGGTTGTTGTTGTAGTAGTGGCGTGGGGGGCCATTGTTGTTGTAGTagcccccgccgccggcgccgccacgaTGGCCGCTGCCTTGGCCGCCGCcgttgccatggttgttgtagctGCCGCCGTCGTGGTGgttgtagccgccgccgccttggtTGTAGCCGCCGCTACCCGTGCCAGGATAGCCGCTGCTAGGGTTTTGGCCGCCACCACCAGAGTAGCCGCCGCCGCGACCACCTTGCTTCTGGTTGCGGTAGCCGCCTCTGCCGCCACTCGATCGACCCCTGGAAGCGGCGTTCGCTGATGATTTGAAGCCACCAGCGCTGCTGAACATCTCAGCGCGTTGATCGAAGTTTGCCACCATCGAGAAGAGTGCGTCGACGGTGATGGGCTCAGTGCGGACGTCGAGTGCAGAGATGATGGGCTGATACTCCATATCAAGCCCAACGACGATGAAAGAGATGAGCTCGTCCTCCCCGATCGGTTTGCCTGCCGCTgcaagctcgtcggagagggcaCGCATCTGCCCAAAGAAGGTGGAGGCCGACTGTGACCCCTTCTGGGCGTTTGTGAGGGCCGATCTGATGTTATTGACACGAGACAGAGAGATCGCAGAAaacatatttgctaacgcggtccaaattgcatgtgatgtttcaaGCGAGGCTACTTGGACGAGTACCTCTTTGGACAGGTTTCGGAGAAGATATGCTACTATTTGCTGATCTTGAACAAGCCAAGGATTATGAGCAGGGTTGGAAACTACCCAATCTTTGCCATCTTTATCTTTGCTGATGATTGTTTTTGAAGGCTCCTCTATAGTCCGATCTATATAGCCAAACAAGCCGGCGCCCAATATCTGGGATCGTGCTTGGGCTCGCCAGAGAACATATGAGAGGTTCTGAGGTGTTGTAGTTGAGGCCAGAGGAGGAGACTGCGGAGGAGGTGGACATGATTGCGGCGTGGTGGTTCTAGGGAGGGAACGGATGGAGGAGGATGAGCTAGATGTCGTGGAAGAGGCCTGCTCTGTATACCATATGGAAATTGTGAAGCGTCTCAATCTCCATACATGGAGACCCGCGATGTATATATTGATTCAGGGGGGTTCGGTACAGGAGATGGCAGCGTCGAGGCTAACCACCAGAGATATTACAGGAGGGTTTTAGGAGATAAGAGAGATAAACATAAAAAGGATAACCTCCTAACTACTATGCCGTGTGCCTCAAGGCCACGCCAATAACCTGTACAATATTATGTTTAACACAGTGTACAAGCAAATACAAACACTATGATATGCAGTTCTTAAACAACAAAAGCAAGCTGCTTTTCACAGGAGAAATATAAAAGCCAATCACATCTCTTTACATTCAATAGTCTGAAACTCATTCATGCATTCGGTATAAACTTACCAAGCTACCGTAAATGAATGCATAATTGGCAAAAGATCAGCAAACACATATGCTCAAGTCGTATCTCAGGCAGAGGCTACGGATTTGAAGCCCCTCCAATCTGGCCTTCTATATCTGATTACTGGAGGGAGGAAATATTCAGGGATTTACTTTGTTCAACTTCAGCAATTCTGCATGCATAGAATTTCTGCTAGCAGTAGACGGCAAAAGAAAATCCCGAGACAATAACATACAGATAGTACTGTCTTTTCTTCAGATTCAAAAATAGATTAATACATCTGAGGTAGCATAGATTACTGTGTATCTTCAAGCGTATCACATTTTCTAAAGCTGATTTATCTTTTATCTCTTGGAAAGCTGCAGCAAATACACAATCGACATTGGACAGTCTCTTCTAAATATTTGTGTTCGATGTGTATGACCAATACTCCTTGACCAACTCCCGGAAGAGAGATCCTTCAGTTTCCATGAGCTTTGTAGGTTTCTCAAACTCCACTACTTTCCCTGGAGGTGTTCATATATGGTTCATTAGTATGCAAAAGATACGCAATACATGTGGCTTCAAGTATACTCCATATTAGTTGCTTCAGATCAATAAGACAGCGAGTTCTATAATCAGGTCACTATATTAAGTTAGCAATAAGACAAACATACCATCGCTCATTGCAAGTAACATATCGCAGTCCATAACTGTTGGTATACGGTGTGCAACTGTAATAACGGTGCAATGTTTGAATTCTGTCCGGATTGTTTTCTGAAGGACAGCATCTGTGGCATTGTCTATAGAGGCTGTTGCTTCATCAAGAACTAAGATGCAGCACCTTCTCAAAAGTGCGCGTCCCAGACAGAAGAGCTGCCTTTGACCCATACTCCAGTTTGACCCGTCTTCCACAACTTTTAAGACAAGACATTGATCAGTACTATGAATGAGACAGTCACAAACATCATGCTAGCAAAAGGATATAGCTAATATGTCTAGGACTACTAACATTTTGACAAATTTGCTATCACATGTGTTTTCACACCTATTTTCAATTTCGTAAATAATTAATTAGAGCAGAGTTTTCCTTTTAGCCAATTTATTACTTTTAAAAGTGAACTACATAAACCAAAAAATAGATGAAGTGAAGTTTCCTACCATGCGAATCCAATCCCTGTTCCTTCTCCCGGACAGCTTCAATAAGTTGACATTTGTCAAGAACCTGCAGCATAATAATAAATAGATAACTACTTTAGTGATTCCTTTTGAAAGGTACATATGCCATAAACTCAgaaagagggggaagaggggggggggggggggtactaagCCTAGCTCAGCTTCAGGACGTGTGGCCATTGTTTGAGTTCTCCTCAACTAAAATTTGGGTGCTTATTTCTTCAATCAGTGGAAAGTTGTCTAGTTCCTCATAGGCAATCTAGGTTTTCCATGAGAAAGGCCACTTGTCATTTCAGATTCCTCTAATTCAATTTATCCACCCAATTTTGTTAATGTCCATCATGATTAAACATTACATCAGGTTCTTTTGGTGTGATACCTTATCATCATAATATTATCTGATCATTTGGCAAGATGACAAAAAGCAACACCGTTAGCTGTGTGTAGAGTCTTACCTCCCATATTTGTTCATCTGAGAACTGCCCAAGAGGGTCTAGATTGTATCTTATTGTACCCTGAAAAAGTGTTGGGTCTTGTGGAATGATACCCAAACGCGAACGCAGGTCATGCAAGCCTATCGTACTGATGTCCACAGAGTCTATAATTATTTTCCCTTCAGCAGGTTCAACAAGACGAAACAATGCACCAATTAGTGTAGTCTTGCCACTTCCTGTTCGACCAACTATACCAATCTTATCTCCACCTTCAAACTTGCAAGTGATTCCATGTAGTACAAGGGGAGCATCTATCCTATACCTGATCTGTTGAATGAAAATCAATTGCATACATTTTTAGAAGTGTTAATAGGATTATTTTACCCTGTAAGATGTATGTGTAAATATTTATATCTGATTACCTTCAAATCCCTAATCTCCACATTGCCATTTTGCGGCCAATCCGGTAATGGTCGATTTTCTTCAACAACTTCTGCTGCTTCGCTTTGTATGTCCATGTACTGGTTCACCCGTTCGACCGAGATTATTTGATTCGCAAGGTTGCATTGGAATTGAATAGAGAAAACGAACGGAATATTTAGGGAAAGACCATAGGACAATGCCATTCCCACAAAACCTGTGCGGGTACAGAAGCAAGGAATTAACTCTGCTATTTGTAATGTTAATATTCATAATTGTATAGCTGTATAGTACCAAATACTTTATTTAGTTAACTTCGGCACATGAGCACTAGGACTTGAACTGCATTTTCATATATACATAAAATCATCAGAACAAGTGGTGGTTTGAGAAATATACGGTGTTTTATATTCACCGTATTCCGCCCAGCAGAATGCAGCAAATATACTTTTCTTCTAACAATAAATATTATTACGTCAGTTCGTAAATAGATGGCATTATAGAAAGCATTCGGTCAAATTTTTGTAACTGTGACTACTATTATATGAGAAAGTATTTGGACTGCTAGGTCAAAATACTATCATTAGAGTTTCCATCAATATCATTTGCATACTATAACTCTCTTATAGTTTTCTACAACCATATATACATATaaaacgtactccctccgtccttaaaaaagtgtacttccaactttgttggaatgTCAAACActtttatgtttgaccgtatttatataaTAATACACCAACGTTTATGCCATCAAgcattagattcataataaaatatattttcatcatatacctatttagtttcacaaacattgatatatttttgcacaaactcggtcaaactttgagatagttcGACTCACCAACAAAActggaagtacactctttcaaggacggAGGGAATACCATTCAAATAATTCTGTCGGACGCCTATGTCATGTTAACACATGACCTATTTATGGTGAATATCAAGTAAGTTCTCATTACAAAAGCGTGTCAAAAAGCCAATGAAAAGGTAGAAACATTTACATGGCAATGCATAATATTTATCGCAAATCAGATGCTACTCAACTTTGTCCAAATCTTTGAAGCAACGTGGTGGTTATATAATTGCTTACCAGGGCTAAAAGATCCTTGAGGAAGAAGGGCCATGACAAAGGCAGAGAAAGAAAGAACTGCGGCACTCATTATCTCCAGACGCTGAATCAACCATTCAGTTGCTGCAAAATTATAGAAATATGGACTGGCATTCTTGTCGACAAGATCCAAATTTTTAGCAAAGAAACGATCTTCTTCCTCGAAGGCCCTTATTGTTATAGCCCCCGAAATCGATTCACCTAAATGATTTGCCAGAGCAGACTTGGTAGTACCATTGATCCGCATCAATTCCTTGGCCGAGGCTAGATAGTACCTCTGCATGACCAAACATAACAGGTTTCAGTTAATGAGAACAATGAATGCAAAAATATCATTGGCATGGATACATAGACATGAAGCTTAGCCGTGAAGAAACAAAATCATACCAATTACCTGCAACCAAATTGCCAAAACTATCATTGGCATGGCTATGAACAGAACTTGCCATGCAATAACAACCAATACACCTAAATTGCTATATGCATTAAAGATGGCACCAAGGCTAAACACAAATGAAAACGGAACATCAAGGTCAACGAGGCTCAAATCTGAAGAGACCTGCATGAGAACAAAAAGGGAACGAGTTAATCTTGGTGTAGAACGTAATTGAAACTTGTTTTACCATTCATTTAAGAACACTTACCCGGCTAAAAACCCTTCCTAGAGGTGTAGAATCAAAAAAGGACATTGGTGCACGGAACAGTGAATTGAGTAGCTGGGAAAATAAGGATCTTGATGACTGGATCCCAAGAACGACAACTAGTAAAAATCTTGATAGCAAGAAGAATATCGTGCAAACTCCGATAATAATGTACACATAAACTAACTTCAGCGTGCTAACATGAGGATTTTGGACATTAGCAGCCATCCGTGAGTTCTGTGTTATTTGCCCAGCTATGAAAATTATGTGAAAAAACATACACAAAGAGAAATACAGGAAGCCTTTGCGCTGGCGCAGGTAAATCATATAAGGCTTAACACCTGCGTCCCCTGTTTCTCTTTCCTCTTTATTGATCAGTTGGTTTTCCTGTGATGGCTTCACAGACTCTGTATTTCTGCTTccatgaatatcatctttcaacttttctgaTACTTCCTTAGACCTTTGTGGAGTTATGTTTTTATTAAGATCCGAAGTACCAATAGTATCCTTATGGGAATTTACAAGGCTTATAAATTTTTCACAATCTGTCAATAGATCTTGATAAGGCGCAGACCGAATAATCTCTCCATCTAACATTAACTGCCAAAAATCATCACTAGTTTTAGATGACATCAAAAAATACATAAAGATAAATACAAATCAAAATACATCATAGAGACACAAATATCGTCATATGGTGACATTTTTGAAGGGGGAGAGTACCAAAATGGAGTCA
The sequence above is drawn from the Triticum aestivum cultivar Chinese Spring chromosome 7A, IWGSC CS RefSeq v2.1, whole genome shotgun sequence genome and encodes:
- the LOC123148482 gene encoding ABC transporter C family member 10-like, which gives rise to MSFWWLNPLIKVGYKKPLEDKDMPLLGGTDRARNQYLMFMEELNGKKPSPSHATPSFLWTIVSCHKRAILVSGFFALLKVLAVSTGPIILKAFINVSRGKGSFKYEGCVLAGLMFICKCCESLSQRQWYFRTRRLGLQVRSFLSAAIYKKQQKLSNAAKMKHSSGNIMNYVTVDAYQIGEFPYWFHQTWSTSVQLCIAMAILYNAVGAAMISSLVIIIMIILCNIPFSRLQHKFKSKLMEAQDVRLKAMCESFVHMKVLKLYAWEAHFKKVIEGLREVEYKWLSAFQLRRTYNAFLFWSSPTWVSAATFLTCYLLKIPLDASNVFTFVATLSLVQEPVRLIPEVIGVVIQAKVAFTRISNFLDAPELNGQVRKKSYVGIDYPVPIAMNSCSFSWDENTSNTTLKNINLVVKGGEKIAICGEVGSGKSTLLAAVLGEVPKTEGMIQVYGKIAYVSQNAWIQSGTVQDNILFGSSMDGERYHNTLVRCSLVKDLEMLPYGDCTQIGERGVHLSGGQKQRVQLAHALYQNADIYLLDDPFSAVDAHTATSLFNEYVMSALSDKTVLLVTHQVDFLPVFDSILLMLDGEIIRSAPYQDLLTDCEKFISLEVSEKLKDDIHGSRNTESVKPSQENQLINKEERETGDAGVKPYMIYLRQRKGFLYFSLCMFFHIIFIAGQITQNSRMAANVQNPHVSSDLSLVDLDVPFSFVFSLGAIFNAYSNLGVLVVIAWQVLFIAMPMIVLAIWLQRYYLASAKELMRINGTTKSALANHLGESISGAITIRAFEEEDRFFAKNLDLVDKNASPYFYNFAATEWLIQRLEIMSAAVLSFSAFVMALLPQGSFSPGFVGMALSYGLSLNIPFVFSIQFQCNLANQIISVERVNQYMDIQSEAAEVVEENRPLPDWPQNGNVEIRDLKIRYRIDAPLVLHGITCKFEGGDKIGIVGRTGSGKTTLIGALFRLVEPAEGKIIIDSVDISTIGLHDLRSRLGIIPQDPTLFQGTIRYNLDPLGQFSDEQIWEVLDKCQLIEAVREKEQGLDSHVVEDGSNWSMGQRQLFCLGRALLRRCCILVLDEATASIDNATDAVLQKTIRTEFKHCTVITVAHRIPTVMDCDMLLAMSDGKVVEFEKPTKLMETEGSLFRELVKEYWSYTSNTNI